A part of Gemmatimonas groenlandica genomic DNA contains:
- a CDS encoding YncE family protein, which translates to MTSRSMRVALLTTMLCASSTLRAQPPMRDYLVLVASESVDRVALVRFGPAGARVEREKYVGWSKMEVAGPHGVAISPDAKEYFVTIAHGTPFGKLVKYDAATDTQLGSVMLGNFPATAQVSPDGALVFVVNFNLHGDMETSDVSVVAAKEMVEIARIRTCTMPHGSRLSSDGTKHYSACMMDETLAEIDASTLSVSRHFFLTKGKEMGMVGAPAERGASDHAAHGGAATDMSGHGMEPPKPGDISCSPTWAQPSRNGSRVWVACNKSSDLLEIDTKSWTLVRRIPAGPGVYNLATTHDGARIIATNKRDASMSVFDAVSAKELARIPTTRKVVHGIAVSDDDRYAFISVEGVGSEPGTVDVIDLGTLKKVASVDVGQQAGGIDFLRSEPVKR; encoded by the coding sequence GTGACGTCTCGCTCCATGCGCGTGGCGTTGCTGACGACGATGCTGTGCGCGAGCTCCACGCTGCGTGCACAGCCGCCGATGCGCGACTACCTCGTACTGGTCGCCAGCGAATCGGTGGACCGCGTGGCGCTGGTGCGTTTCGGTCCCGCCGGTGCACGCGTGGAGCGCGAGAAGTACGTGGGCTGGTCGAAGATGGAAGTAGCTGGTCCGCACGGCGTGGCGATCTCGCCAGACGCAAAGGAGTACTTCGTGACGATCGCCCACGGCACGCCGTTCGGAAAGTTGGTGAAGTATGACGCCGCGACCGACACGCAGTTGGGCAGCGTGATGCTGGGAAACTTTCCCGCGACAGCGCAGGTCTCGCCCGATGGTGCGCTCGTATTCGTCGTGAATTTCAATTTGCACGGCGACATGGAGACGAGCGATGTGTCGGTGGTCGCCGCGAAGGAGATGGTGGAGATCGCGCGCATCCGCACCTGCACGATGCCACACGGGTCGCGACTCTCGAGTGACGGTACCAAGCACTACTCGGCCTGCATGATGGATGAAACGCTGGCCGAGATCGATGCCAGCACGCTGTCGGTGAGCCGCCATTTCTTTCTCACGAAGGGGAAGGAGATGGGCATGGTGGGCGCGCCGGCTGAGCGCGGCGCGAGTGATCATGCGGCGCACGGCGGTGCGGCCACCGACATGTCGGGTCACGGCATGGAGCCACCGAAGCCAGGTGACATCTCCTGCTCTCCCACGTGGGCGCAACCATCGCGCAACGGCTCACGCGTCTGGGTCGCGTGCAACAAGTCGAGCGACTTGTTGGAGATCGACACGAAGTCGTGGACGCTGGTCCGTCGCATTCCCGCCGGACCTGGCGTGTACAACCTGGCCACCACGCACGATGGTGCGCGGATCATCGCGACCAATAAGCGCGACGCGTCGATGTCGGTGTTCGACGCGGTGTCGGCCAAGGAGCTCGCCCGTATTCCCACCACGCGCAAGGTCGTACACGGCATCGCCGTGTCCGACGACGACCGTTACGCGTTCATTTCCGTGGAGGGCGTGGGCTCGGAACCCGGCACGGTGGATGTGATCGACCTCGGCACACTCAAGAAGGTGGCGTCGGTGGACGTCGGACAGCAGGCGGGAGGCATCGACTTTCTGCGGTCGGAGCCGGTAAAGCGCTAG
- a CDS encoding PepSY domain-containing protein, with product MTVKEEKAGLLKLAKVTPATATATALTKVPGGKVQSAEIEKEDGKLVYSFDIKVAGKSGIEEVLVDALTGAVVGVEHETPADEAKEAKEDKAKAAKAKVPPAVKKPGA from the coding sequence GTGACTGTAAAGGAAGAGAAGGCGGGGCTGCTAAAGCTGGCCAAGGTCACGCCCGCCACCGCCACGGCAACGGCACTGACGAAGGTGCCGGGTGGCAAAGTGCAGAGCGCAGAAATCGAAAAGGAAGACGGGAAGCTCGTGTACTCGTTCGACATCAAGGTCGCGGGCAAGAGTGGCATCGAAGAGGTGCTCGTCGATGCGCTGACGGGTGCCGTGGTCGGTGTCGAGCATGAAACACCGGCCGACGAGGCGAAGGAGGCGAAGGAGGACAAGGCAAAGGCAGCAAAGGCCAAGGTTCCGCCCGCGGTGAAGAAGCCGGGCGCGTAG
- a CDS encoding histidine kinase dimerization/phospho-acceptor domain-containing protein yields MAISRLRLRLAFGFAMAFAVGTGLLAAGGLAFMARESTRRFDTHLDGIGAGLIAAVAREYAETPDSSYAFVAGEVAAEWPDNGDAFLLLAVSGTLAALRDPDGAGQRVLAVMRDRPATRFDVDRGGPDLRGRLIDTTIVVTVDAATTSHRVRVVTFGSTEGIEADTELLLVVIAVGVPLILLASLLVGYLLAGRAMAPVRQLSQDIAAIAPTDLSRRLFPQYGGDELGALAAEFDALMIRLDEAQQRNRQFVREAAHQIRTPLTLVLGEAGLALDPVAGTPAAAPDAERLRSSLARVRTAAEQMRRRVDELFLLAEARAGEVVRLEQRVELDSLVLECTDLMRARASVTGHALAIGDAEPVTVLGNAALLQEALLELVENACRHGVPTAPITVSCRAVRGEEARGEVAHAGEAILEVRNDGQPLTEAATRSPMAPANDRGLGLSIVRWVATSHHGRVEFLHSAGHNVVRIVVPVLAR; encoded by the coding sequence ATGGCCATTAGTCGGCTACGGCTTCGGCTTGCCTTTGGCTTCGCGATGGCGTTCGCCGTCGGCACGGGCCTGCTCGCCGCCGGCGGACTTGCGTTCATGGCGCGCGAGTCGACGCGACGCTTTGACACGCATCTTGACGGGATTGGCGCTGGACTGATCGCCGCGGTGGCGCGCGAGTACGCCGAAACGCCCGACTCGTCGTATGCGTTCGTGGCAGGCGAAGTCGCGGCCGAGTGGCCCGACAACGGTGACGCCTTTCTGCTGCTCGCCGTCAGCGGTACGCTGGCGGCGCTCCGAGACCCTGACGGGGCCGGGCAACGCGTGTTGGCCGTAATGCGGGACCGCCCCGCGACGCGCTTCGATGTTGATCGGGGCGGTCCGGATCTCCGCGGCCGCTTGATCGACACGACGATCGTCGTGACAGTCGACGCCGCGACGACCTCGCATCGAGTCCGCGTCGTCACGTTTGGTTCGACCGAAGGCATCGAGGCCGACACCGAGCTGCTCCTCGTCGTCATTGCCGTTGGCGTACCGCTCATTCTTCTGGCGAGCCTGCTGGTCGGCTACCTGCTCGCCGGGCGCGCCATGGCTCCGGTCCGGCAGCTATCGCAGGATATTGCGGCCATCGCACCAACCGATCTCTCTCGTCGGCTCTTTCCGCAGTATGGCGGCGACGAGCTCGGGGCGTTGGCCGCGGAGTTCGATGCGCTGATGATCCGACTCGACGAGGCGCAGCAGCGCAATCGACAGTTCGTGCGCGAGGCGGCACACCAGATTCGCACGCCACTCACGCTCGTGCTGGGTGAAGCCGGGCTGGCACTCGACCCGGTGGCGGGCACGCCCGCGGCCGCGCCGGACGCCGAACGGCTTCGATCGTCGCTGGCGCGCGTGCGCACAGCGGCCGAGCAGATGCGCCGTCGCGTCGATGAGCTCTTCCTCCTGGCTGAAGCGCGCGCCGGCGAGGTGGTGCGTCTCGAACAACGCGTAGAGCTCGACAGTCTCGTGCTCGAGTGTACGGATCTGATGCGGGCCAGAGCGTCGGTGACGGGACACGCGCTCGCGATCGGCGACGCGGAACCGGTCACGGTGCTGGGGAACGCCGCGCTGTTGCAGGAGGCACTGCTCGAACTGGTCGAGAACGCCTGCCGGCACGGGGTGCCGACGGCGCCGATCACCGTCTCGTGTCGCGCGGTGAGGGGCGAGGAGGCGCGAGGCGAGGTGGCGCACGCCGGTGAGGCCATACTCGAGGTCCGCAACGACGGCCAGCCATTGACCGAGGCGGCGACGCGTAGTCCGATGGCGCCAGCGAACGACCGAGGGCTGGGCCTCTCGATCGTGCGCTGGGTGGCCACTTCACATCATGGACGCGTCGAATTCCTGCATAGCGCCGGTCACAACGTCGTGCGCATCGTGGTGCCCGTGCTCGCGCGCTAG
- a CDS encoding response regulator transcription factor yields MRVLVVEDDAEVRDFLLRVIREAAWAPDGVSDGQAALAALARGPYDLVVLDVGLPDMDGFAVCRAVRARGDRTPVLVLTARNAVNDRVRGLDAGADDYLAKPFAVSELLARLRALARRPAVALEPVLRLADLALDSATRQANRAGMPIVLTPREVALLEYLLRNARRVVSRSQILDHVWDDNFDPVANAVDVLVGRLRRKIDGEGLLPLLHTVRGTGYLLTDRIGGDDGH; encoded by the coding sequence ATGCGAGTCCTGGTGGTCGAGGACGATGCGGAGGTTCGCGACTTCCTGCTTCGGGTCATTCGCGAGGCCGCTTGGGCGCCCGACGGTGTGTCGGATGGTCAGGCGGCGCTCGCCGCGCTCGCGCGCGGCCCGTACGACCTCGTCGTACTGGATGTCGGCCTGCCGGACATGGATGGCTTCGCGGTGTGTCGTGCGGTGCGGGCACGCGGTGACCGCACGCCGGTGCTCGTGCTGACCGCGCGGAACGCGGTCAACGACCGCGTGCGGGGACTCGACGCCGGCGCCGATGACTATCTCGCCAAGCCGTTCGCGGTCAGTGAGCTGCTGGCCCGGCTTCGTGCCTTGGCGCGACGCCCGGCTGTCGCGCTCGAGCCCGTGCTGCGATTGGCGGATCTCGCGTTGGACAGCGCCACGCGTCAGGCGAATCGGGCGGGAATGCCGATCGTGCTCACGCCGCGCGAGGTCGCGTTGTTGGAGTATCTGCTGCGCAATGCGAGACGGGTCGTCAGCCGTTCGCAGATTCTCGATCACGTGTGGGATGACAACTTCGATCCCGTGGCCAACGCCGTCGATGTGCTGGTGGGCCGACTGAGGCGCAAGATCGATGGTGAGGGACTGCTCCCGCTCCTGCACACCGTCCGCGGCACCGGCTATCTCCTGACCGATCGCATCGGCGGTGACGATGGCCATTAG
- a CDS encoding efflux RND transporter permease subunit has translation MSSRRTLFDALHAQRLFVYVVVTLLSVAGVWSAMRLPSAVYPELTFPRVTIIAQGSSLGARQIVFSVTRPIEEAVSIVPGVERVTSRSIRGASEVNITFAEGTSMESALQLVRTRVEQIRSSLPPAVQVEVERLTPALFPILSYNLEGGDAATLFDIARYQLKPVLSRVPGVGRVDVQGSDMREIEVVADPARLAAAGMTYNDLAADIRAGIAVDAVGRVSRDYKEYLVVSSQEAHSVEDVENVVLRRGMRVRDLARVLLGTEDHVRLISGNGHPAALLNITRQVGGNTVGVADSVATVVRALATTLPPGVHFSPVYDQAALVREAVSSVRDAMLIGTFLAIVILLLFLRHLRITAISAMAIPLTLAITVLLMSAFGQTFNLMTLGAMAIAIGLVIDDAVVITENIVRHLALTTDRSMAIREAVDELIWPVTSSTATTVVVFLPLGLLQGVTGQFFAALSLTLTTSVVVSLVLALSIIPLLSAQFLREQDVPVVEKTQTVTGRVGAWLDRLSTRYADLLGGVLHRAGALFVVALLLVAGGVLAYRAAGSGFLPDMDEGSFIIDYVTPGGTALAETDRQLHIIERILAETPEVSGTSRRTGAELGLFATEQNTGDIAVRLLPHAQRTRPISEIIDDVRERVERAVPRVRVEFIQILSDVLDDLSGASSPMEIKLFGPELAVLDAYAVRIGPKVEQVAGLADFYSGIPESSAELAMHVDGDAAQRVGLSAQDISTSVGGALLGVDAGEIRLDDRAIGVRVRAPDSVRFSVARLATLPVWTPRAGRSTPLGGLASFMPGEVRSEHLRENQQQLVIVTAGVEGRALSAVMADVQAILAQNPAPAGVRVELGGRYASQQAAFSTLLLVLALAAVCVACVMVLQFRSLVEPLVVLLAAPLSFGGAFGLLVATGVSLNVSSFMGLILLVGLIVKNGIILLDFTRHRMLVDGVDLETGIRDAARIRLRPILMTTLCTLFGLLPLALGIGAGGEMQKPLAIAVIGGLALSMPITLFAVPILLVAVRGRSYRLIPTATL, from the coding sequence ATGTCGTCACGCCGCACGCTCTTCGATGCGCTGCACGCGCAGCGTCTCTTCGTCTATGTCGTCGTAACCTTGCTCAGCGTGGCCGGCGTGTGGTCCGCGATGCGGCTGCCGTCCGCCGTGTATCCCGAACTCACCTTCCCGCGCGTCACGATCATCGCGCAAGGGTCCTCGCTCGGTGCGAGACAGATCGTGTTCTCGGTGACACGACCCATCGAGGAAGCGGTCAGCATCGTGCCCGGCGTCGAGCGGGTGACATCGCGGTCGATTCGAGGCGCCAGCGAGGTCAACATCACGTTCGCTGAAGGCACGTCGATGGAAAGCGCGCTGCAGCTCGTGCGCACGCGCGTCGAGCAGATCCGCTCGTCGCTGCCGCCGGCGGTGCAAGTCGAGGTCGAACGCCTGACGCCGGCACTCTTCCCGATCCTGTCGTACAACCTGGAAGGTGGTGACGCCGCCACGCTCTTCGACATCGCCCGCTACCAGCTCAAGCCGGTACTCTCGCGCGTGCCGGGTGTGGGTCGCGTCGACGTGCAGGGTTCGGATATGCGGGAGATCGAAGTCGTGGCCGACCCCGCGCGTCTCGCCGCGGCCGGTATGACGTACAACGACCTAGCCGCTGACATTCGGGCGGGTATCGCGGTGGACGCGGTGGGGCGGGTGTCGCGGGACTACAAAGAGTACCTCGTGGTCTCGAGTCAGGAGGCGCACTCCGTGGAGGACGTCGAGAACGTCGTCCTGCGCCGCGGCATGCGCGTGCGCGATCTCGCGCGGGTGCTGCTGGGCACGGAGGACCACGTGCGCCTCATCTCCGGGAATGGCCATCCGGCCGCGTTGTTGAATATCACGCGACAGGTTGGCGGTAACACGGTGGGGGTGGCCGACAGTGTCGCCACGGTGGTACGGGCGCTCGCCACGACGCTGCCGCCGGGCGTGCACTTCAGTCCGGTCTATGATCAGGCGGCGCTCGTCCGTGAAGCGGTGTCCTCGGTTCGCGACGCGATGCTGATCGGCACGTTCCTCGCCATCGTGATTCTCCTCCTGTTCCTACGGCACCTGCGCATCACCGCCATCAGCGCGATGGCCATTCCGCTCACGCTGGCGATCACCGTGCTGTTGATGTCCGCGTTCGGGCAGACCTTCAACCTGATGACGCTCGGCGCCATGGCGATCGCCATCGGTTTGGTGATTGATGATGCCGTGGTGATCACGGAGAACATCGTGCGGCATCTGGCGCTCACAACGGACCGTTCGATGGCGATTCGCGAGGCCGTCGACGAGTTGATCTGGCCCGTGACGTCGTCCACCGCCACCACCGTCGTCGTGTTTCTTCCACTCGGCCTGCTGCAAGGCGTCACGGGCCAGTTCTTCGCCGCGCTGTCGCTCACGTTGACGACGAGCGTCGTGGTGTCTCTGGTGCTCGCGCTGAGCATCATACCGTTGTTGAGTGCTCAGTTCCTCCGTGAGCAGGACGTGCCCGTCGTCGAGAAGACGCAGACGGTGACCGGTCGCGTCGGTGCCTGGCTCGATCGACTATCGACGCGCTACGCTGACCTGCTGGGCGGTGTGCTCCATCGTGCCGGGGCACTCTTCGTCGTCGCGTTGCTGCTCGTCGCCGGCGGCGTGCTGGCCTATCGCGCTGCGGGGAGTGGCTTTCTTCCCGATATGGACGAGGGCTCGTTCATCATCGACTACGTGACACCAGGGGGAACGGCGCTGGCGGAAACGGATCGGCAACTGCACATCATCGAGCGTATCCTCGCTGAGACGCCGGAGGTGAGCGGCACGTCCCGGCGGACGGGCGCCGAGCTTGGATTGTTTGCGACTGAACAGAACACGGGAGACATTGCGGTGCGACTGCTGCCTCATGCGCAACGCACCCGGCCGATCAGTGAGATCATCGACGACGTGCGGGAACGTGTGGAACGTGCCGTGCCGCGCGTGCGTGTCGAGTTCATCCAGATACTGTCGGACGTGCTCGACGATCTGTCTGGGGCGTCCTCGCCAATGGAGATCAAGCTGTTCGGCCCGGAACTCGCCGTGCTCGATGCCTATGCCGTGCGGATCGGACCGAAGGTCGAACAGGTGGCTGGACTGGCCGATTTCTATTCGGGGATTCCCGAATCGAGCGCCGAGCTGGCCATGCACGTCGATGGCGATGCCGCGCAGCGGGTCGGGCTGTCGGCCCAGGACATCAGCACGAGCGTCGGTGGCGCGCTGCTGGGAGTCGACGCGGGAGAAATCAGACTCGATGATCGGGCCATCGGCGTGCGGGTGCGAGCGCCCGATTCGGTCCGCTTCAGTGTTGCACGTCTCGCCACGCTGCCGGTGTGGACCCCTCGAGCCGGCCGTTCCACACCACTTGGCGGGTTGGCCAGCTTCATGCCTGGCGAGGTACGCAGCGAACACTTGCGCGAGAATCAGCAACAGCTGGTGATAGTCACGGCCGGAGTCGAGGGGCGCGCCTTGAGCGCCGTGATGGCCGACGTACAGGCCATTCTCGCGCAGAATCCCGCGCCGGCCGGAGTTCGCGTTGAACTGGGTGGACGGTACGCGAGTCAACAGGCCGCCTTCTCCACGCTCCTCCTCGTGCTGGCGCTCGCCGCCGTCTGCGTGGCGTGCGTGATGGTGTTGCAGTTCCGCTCGCTGGTGGAGCCGCTGGTGGTGTTGCTGGCCGCACCGCTGTCGTTCGGAGGCGCGTTCGGATTGCTCGTGGCGACCGGCGTCTCGCTCAACGTGTCGAGCTTCATGGGACTGATCCTGCTGGTCGGCCTGATTGTAAAGAACGGCATCATCTTGCTGGATTTCACACGGCATCGCATGCTCGTTGATGGCGTCGATCTTGAAACGGGAATTCGCGACGCGGCCCGCATTCGCCTGCGTCCCATTCTTATGACGACGTTGTGTACGCTGTTTGGGCTGCTGCCGCTCGCCCTCGGGATCGGCGCGGGTGGCGAAATGCAGAAGCCGCTGGCGATTGCCGTGATCGGAGGTCTGGCGTTATCCATGCCGATTACGCTCTTCGCTGTTCCCATTCTGCTCGTGGCCGTGCGCGGGCGGAGCTACCGACTCATTCCCACGGCGACTCTCTGA